In Salvelinus alpinus chromosome 20, SLU_Salpinus.1, whole genome shotgun sequence, a genomic segment contains:
- the dcaf17 gene encoding DDB1- and CUL4-associated factor 17, with protein MPQLRGKNVAAYLDLRSRGIFDAGTLSKLNLKILRGIVLQDSKDFTKVWTKSSKSTIFYESGRIYFENYQCCFSSLPSEPQLLYELPKRSKAEKIEDALLCQCPLDKGLPTPSDQKPSLLALTSNNWLYRFSAVTGQQLEKVYLSPHHKFRYLGWDVSQETFYVKSIQNKVTSSARQAGFNQNTLLYLAVFRVFPLQLVGVLEINKSIFGSTVIDVVLSQGVLAVSHSTKTVKLYSFEDILNKYIRTELVLGEQCHSEGGKTVGEAPFGIPVNIHINECPPVLFEVSCFDNGVQIGGHPWHYIFTLPHKKHQGSYRICSLKDNTLAKHGIQDMKCCSLESDWIYFHPDDSGRIIHVGPSTINVLKILSELESDAQFDIVKEFSITAHRDDAASQINVTSSGRTVKRRFYQLDDDPDRETFRMVEYEDELDLLAVVEVTHREDEGKAHVRLHDNNTGALLKRVPLVESWDVTYSHELFFDRDTIVHIEQTKNNNFCCHVYKISRGQADE; from the exons ATGCCTCAGCTGAGAGGGAAAAATGTTGCAGCCTACCTAGACCTGAGATCAAGAGGCATTTTTGACGCTGGCACTTTGTCAAAACTCAACTTGAAGATTCTCAGGGGTATTGTCCTCCAG GACAGCAAAGACTTCACCAAAGTCTGGACCAAGTCGTCAAAATCCACTATATTTTATGAGAGTGGGAGGATTTATTTTGAAAATTATCAGTGCTGCTTCAGTAG CCTTCCATCTGAGCCACAACTTCTGTATGAATTACCCAAGCGGTCCAAAGCGGAGAAGATTGAAGATGCATTGTTATGCCAGTGCCCTCTT GACAAAGGGTTGCCAACACCGTCAGATCAAAAACCTAGCCTCTTGGCCCTGACTAGCAATAATTGGCTGTATCGCTTCTCAGCTGTGACAGGACAACAATTGGAGAAAGTTTACTTGTCCCCACATCACAAATTCAG ATACCTTGGCTGGGATGTATCGCAGGAAACATTTTATGTCAAGTCCATTCAGAATAAAGTGACATCTTCAGCAAGACAG GCAGGTTTCAACCAAAACACCTTGCTGTACCTCGCCGTGTTCCGCGTTTTCCCCCTGCAACTTGTGGGCGTTCTGGAGATCAACAAAAGT ATATTTGGAAGCACTGtcattgatgtagttctgtcccaaGGGGTCCTTGCAGTTTCTCACAGTACCAAGACTGTGAAGCTCTATAGCTTTGAAGACATTCTGAATAAG TACATAAGAACGGAATTGGTTCTTGGGGAGCAGTGTCATTCAGAAGGCGGTAAAACTGTGGGAGAAGCTCCATTTGGCATTCCAGTGAATATCCACATCAACG AATGCCCCCCAGTGCTGTTTGAGGTGTCATGCTTCGATAATGGAGTACAGATCGGAGGCCATCCATGGCACTATATCTTTACCCTACCCCATAAGAAACACCAGGGGTCGTACCGCATCTGCTCTCTCAAGGATAACACCCTG GCAAAGCATGGAATACAAGACATGAAGTGCTGTTCTCTGGAGTCTGACTGGATCTACTTCCACCCTGATGACTCAGGAAGAATCATCCATGTTGGACCTAGCACCATAAA TGTGCTGAAAATTCTGAGTGAACTGGAGAGTGATGCACAGTTCGATATAGTGAAGGAGTTTTCCATCACAGCTCATCGAGACGAT GCTGCCTCCCAGATCAATGTCACTTCCTCAGGCCGCACAGTGAAGAGAAGATTTTATCAGCTGGATGATGACCCAGACCGAGAG ACATTCCGGATGGTGGAGTATGAGGATGAGCTTGACCTTCTGGCTGTTGTGGAGGTGACCCACAGAGAGGATGAGGGGAAGGCCCACGTCAGACTCCATGACAACAACACTGGAGCGTTACTGAAGAGGGTTCCACTTGTGGAGTCGTGGGATGTG ACTTACAGCCATGAGCTGTTCTTTGACAGAGATACAATTGTTCATATTGAACAGACGAAGAACAATAACTTCTGCTGTCATGTCTACAAAATCAGTCGTGGACAAGCAGATGAGTGA